TGAATTCCGCCATCGAAAGTCCGGGCTGAAACTGCACTCGATTCATCGCCATGGTCGTCTCCTTCAGTCGTATCCATGGCACCATCCTCTCAGCACACAGGCTCACCAGATGAGCCCGGCTGAGGTTCGTTGCTAATCAAGTAACCCTTTGTGTATACATGGCGGCGTGACTTGATGCTGTCGACGTTCGGTGTGGACAGGAAGATGTATCCACCGGGTTCGATCACTCGAGCGCATTCACGCAGAAAGTAAGAAGGGTTCTCGAGGTGTTCAATGCCTTCGATGGACACCAAGGCTTCGAACTGCGCGTCCATGAAGGGCAGGCCAGCATTGGCGTCCGCCAGAACGCGTTTGTCTTCACGGTAGTAATAAGGGTCGTTAGCCTCGATGTCCATGGCGGTTACGTCAAGGCCGGCTTCGGTCAGCATGTGGGCAAACATGCCAGAGCCGCAGGGCATTTCCAGGACTTTGCGCCCGGCTAGTGCCTGCAGGTGCTTCTGCACCAGGCGCATGACT
This is a stretch of genomic DNA from Nevskiales bacterium. It encodes these proteins:
- a CDS encoding class I SAM-dependent methyltransferase: MGQTWSDFSGAEGTHEEVMRLVQKHLQALAGRKVLEMPCGSGMFAHMLTEAGLDVTAMDIEANDPYYYREDKRVLADANAGLPFMDAQFEALVSIEGIEHLENPSYFLRECARVIEPGGYIFLSTPNVDSIKSRRHVYTKGYLISNEPQPGSSGEPVC